The following proteins come from a genomic window of Trifolium pratense cultivar HEN17-A07 linkage group LG4, ARS_RC_1.1, whole genome shotgun sequence:
- the LOC123921147 gene encoding ferredoxin--nitrite reductase, chloroplastic, translating to MSSSFSIRFLTPPSISHHNKTWLLSAATPSIAPVSTQVDASRLEPRVEEKDGYWILKEEHRGGINPQEKVKIQKEPMKLFMEGGIHDLANMSLEEIESSKLTKDDIDVRLKWLGLFHRRKHQYGRFMMRLKLPNGVTTSAQTRYLASVIRKYGKDGCADVTTRQNWQIRGVTLPDVPEILKGLAEVGLTSLQSGMDNVRNPVGNPLAGIDPDEIVDTRPYTNLLSQFITANSLGNPTITNLPRKWNVCVIGSHDLFEHPHINDLAYMPAKNKEGRFGFNLLVGGFFSPKRCAEAVPLDAWVSADDVIPLCKAVLETYRDLGTRGNRQKTRMMWLIDELGIEVFRSEVEKRMPTKKLERASKEELVQKQWERRDILGVHPQKQEGLCYVGIHIPVGRIQADEMDELARLADEYGTGELRLTVEQNIIIPNVENSKLDALLNEPLLKQKFLPEPSILMKTLVACTGNQFCGQAIIETKARALKVTEEVDRYVAVTKPVRMHWTGCPNTCGQVQVADIGFMGCMARDENGKPTEGVDIFLGGRIGSDSHLAEVYKKSVPCKDLVPIVADILVKYFGGVPRNREEGDD from the exons ATGTCTTCTTCATTCTCTATTCGTTTTCTCACCCCTCCATCAATCTCTCACCACAACAAAACATGGCTATTATCTGCTGCAACTCCATCAATTGCTCCTGTTTCAACACAAGTTGATGCATCAAGGTTGGAGCCTAGAGTTGAAGAAAAAGATGGTTATTGGATTTTGAAGGAAGAACATAGAGGAGGTATTAATCCTCAAGAAAAAGTTAAGATTCAGAAAGAACCCATGAAGCTTTTCATGGAAGGTGGGATTCATGATTTGGCTAATATGTCTCTTGAAGAAATTGAAAGCTCTAAACTTACTAAAGATGATATTGATGTTAGACTTAAATGGCTTGGTCTTTTTCATAGGAGAAAGCATCAAT ATGGAAGATTTATGATGAGACTGAAACTTCCAAACGGGGTAACAACAAGTGCACAAACACGTTACTTGGCGAGCGTGATCAGAAAGTACGGCAAAGATGGATGCGCTGATGTGACAACGAGGCAGAATTGGCAAATTCGAGGTGTAACGTTACCTGATGTTCCAGAAATTCTTAAGGGACTTGCAGAGGTTGGGTTAACAAGCCTGCAGAGTGGAATGGACAATGTGAGAAACCCTGTTGGTAACCCTCTTGCTGGTATTGACCCTGATGAGATTGTTGATACAAGACCTTACACCAATTTGTTATCTCAATTCATCACTGCTAATTCACTTGGTAACCCAACAATTACAAACTT GCCAAGGAAGTGGAATGTGTGTGTGATAGGTTCCCATGATCTTTTCGAGCATCCTCATATTAACGATCTTGCTTACATGCCTGCAAAAAATAAGGAAGGTCGATTTGGATTCAACTTATTGGTGGGTGGTTTCTTTAGTCCCAAGCGATGTGCAGAAGCAGTTCCACTTGATGCATGGGTTTCTGCAGATGATGTTATCCCACTTTGTAAAGCTGTTCTTGAAACCTATAGAGACCTCGGCACCAGAGGGAATAGACAGAAAACCAGAATGATGTGGTTGATTGATGAATTA GGCATAGAAGTATTCAGGTCAGAGGTGGAAAAAAGAATGCCAACAAAGAAGCTAGAGAGAGCATCAAAAGAAGAACTTGTTCAAAAGCAATGGGAAAGAAGAGATATCTTAGGTGTTCATCCACAAAAACAAGAAGGTTTATGCTATGTAGGAATCCACATTCCAGTCGGTCGAATCCAAGCAGACGAAATGGACGAGCTAGCTCGTTTGGCAGACGAATATGGCACCGGCGAACTAAGGCTAACCGTAGAACAAAACATAATAATTCCAAATGTCGAAAACTCAAAACTTGATGCATTACTTAATGAACCTCTCTTGAAACAAAAATTCTTACCTGAACCATCAATCCTAATGAAAACACTTGTAGCATGCACTGGTAACCAATTTTGTGGACAAGCAATAATTGAGACAAAAGCAAGGGCTTTGAAAGTAACCGAAGAAGTCGACAGATACGTGGCGGTTACTAAACCGGTTAGAATGCATTGGACTGGTTGTCCTAACACATGTGGTCAGGTTCAGGTTGCTGATATTGGTTTTATGGGTTGCATGGCTAGGGATGAAAATGGTAAACCTACTGAAGGTGTTGATATTTTTCTTGGCGGAAGAATTGGAAGTGATTCTCATTTAGCTGAAGTGTATAAGAAAAGTGTCCCTTGTAAGGATTTGGTGCCTATTGTAGCTGATATATTGGTTAAATATTTTGGGGGTGTCCCAAGGAATAGAGAAGAAGGGGATGATTAA
- the LOC123921148 gene encoding glycoprotein 3-alpha-L-fucosyltransferase A isoform X2 produces the protein MGLVWNQRGSRTETTTTTTKTQEGLPVSVGVTVPKKKWSNLMPLFVALVVIAEIAFLGRLDMAKNAAMVADLFYRSRGVVESDDLGLEMIGGIRNLESEIESCEEWLEREDAVTYSRDFVKEPVFVSGADQEWNSCSVGCKFGFTGNQKPDAAFGLAQQPGAASVLRSMESAQYYAENNIHMARRRGYNLVMTTSLSSDVPVGYFSWAEYDIMAPVKPKTEKALAAAFISNCGARNFRLQALEALEKTNISIDSYGGCHRNRDGRVDKVETLTHYKFSLAFENSNEEDYVTEKFFQSLVAGTIPVVVGPPNIQDFAPYPGSVLHIKELQDVESVAKTMRYLAENPEAYNQSLRWKYEGPSDSFKALVDMAAVHSSCRLCIHLATKSREKEEKSPDFKKRPCKCTRGSKTVYHIYVRERGTFEMESIYLRSSNLTMEAFKSAVLKKFTSLNHVPVWKPERPEMLKGGDELKIYKIYPVGLTQRQALYTFRFDGDADFRGHLESNPCAKFEVVFV, from the exons ATGGGTctcgtttggaatcaacgaggcTCGAGAACAgagacaacaacaacaacaacaaaaacccAAGAGGGTTTACCTGTTTCCGTTGGTGTTACTGTTCCAAAGAAGAAATGGTCGAATTTGATGCCTTTATTTGTGGCTCTTGTTGTAATTGCAGAGATCGCGTTTTTGGGTAGGTTAGATATGGCGAAGAATGCAGCTATGGTTGCTGACTTGTTCTATAGGTCTCGTGGGGTTGTTGAAAGTGATGATTTGGGGTTAGAGATGATTGGTGGTATTAGGAATCTGGAATCAGAGATAGAAAGCTGTGAGGAATGGTTGGAAAGGGAAGATGCTGTTACATATTCAAGAGACTTTGTTAAGGAACCTGTTTTTGTTTCTGGAGCTGATCAG GAGTGGAACTCATGTTCAGTTGGATGTAAATTTGGGTTTACTGGGAACCAGAAACCTGATGCTGCATTTGGCTTAGCTCAACAACCTGGAGCTGCAAGTGTTCTGCGATCAATGGAATCGGCACAATACTATGCAGAGAACAATATTCACATGGCTCGACG GAGGGGATATAACCTTGTAATGACAACCAGTCTATCGTCTGATGTTCCTGTTGGATATTTTTCATGGGCCGAATATGACATCATGGCACCGGTAAAGCCAAAAACTGAAAAAGCTCTTGCAGCTGCATTCATTTCGAACTGTGGTGCTCGAAATTTCCGGTTACAAGCTCTTGAAGCCCTTGAAAAAACAAACATCTCGATTGACTCTTATGGTGGTTGTCATAGGAACCGGGATGGACGAG TTGACAAAGTGGAAACCCTGACGCACTACAAATTTAGCTTAGCATTTGAAAATTCTAACGAGGAGGATTATGTAACTGAAAAGTTCTTCCAATCACTTGTTGCTG GAACTATCCCTGTGGTTGTCGGTCCTCCAAATATTCAAGATTTTGCTCCTTATCCTGGTTCTGTTTTACATATTAAAGAACTACAAGATGTTGAGTCTGTTGCCAAGACCATGAGATACCTAGCAGAAAACCCTGAAGCATATAATCAATCATTGAG GTGGAAGTATGAGGGGCCATCTGATTCCTTCAAGGCCCTTGTGGATATGGCAGCTGTACATTCATCTTGCCGCCTTTGCATTCACTTGGCCACAAAGagtagagagaaggaagaaaaGAGTCCAGACTTCAAGAAACGCCCTTGCAAATGCACTAGAGGGTCAAAAACTGTATATCATATCTATGTGAGAGAAAGAGGAACATTTGAGATGGAGTCCATTTACTTGAG ATCTAGCAATTTAACTATGGAGGCCTTCAAGTCTGCTGTTCTTAAGAAGTTCACGTCCCTAAATCATGTTCCTGTATGGAAGCCTGAAAGACCTGAAATGCTAAAAGGTGGCGATGaattaaaaatttacaaaatatacCCTGTCGGCTTGACACAGAGACAAGCTCTTTATACCTTCCGCTTCGATGGGGATGCTGATTTCAGAGGTCACTTGGAAAGCAATCCTTGCGCAAAATTCGAAGTCGTTTTTGTGTAG
- the LOC123921148 gene encoding glycoprotein 3-alpha-L-fucosyltransferase A isoform X1, whose protein sequence is MGLVWNQRGSRTETTTTTTKTQEGLPVSVGVTVPKKKWSNLMPLFVALVVIAEIAFLGRLDMAKNAAMVADLFYRSRGVVESDDLGLEMIGGIRNLESEIESCEEWLEREDAVTYSRDFVKEPVFVSGADQEWNSCSVGCKFGFTGNQKPDAAFGLAQQPGAASVLRSMESAQYYAENNIHMARRRGYNLVMTTSLSSDVPVGYFSWAEYDIMAPVKPKTEKALAAAFISNCGARNFRLQALEALEKTNISIDSYGGCHRNRDGRAVDKVETLTHYKFSLAFENSNEEDYVTEKFFQSLVAGTIPVVVGPPNIQDFAPYPGSVLHIKELQDVESVAKTMRYLAENPEAYNQSLRWKYEGPSDSFKALVDMAAVHSSCRLCIHLATKSREKEEKSPDFKKRPCKCTRGSKTVYHIYVRERGTFEMESIYLRSSNLTMEAFKSAVLKKFTSLNHVPVWKPERPEMLKGGDELKIYKIYPVGLTQRQALYTFRFDGDADFRGHLESNPCAKFEVVFV, encoded by the exons ATGGGTctcgtttggaatcaacgaggcTCGAGAACAgagacaacaacaacaacaacaaaaacccAAGAGGGTTTACCTGTTTCCGTTGGTGTTACTGTTCCAAAGAAGAAATGGTCGAATTTGATGCCTTTATTTGTGGCTCTTGTTGTAATTGCAGAGATCGCGTTTTTGGGTAGGTTAGATATGGCGAAGAATGCAGCTATGGTTGCTGACTTGTTCTATAGGTCTCGTGGGGTTGTTGAAAGTGATGATTTGGGGTTAGAGATGATTGGTGGTATTAGGAATCTGGAATCAGAGATAGAAAGCTGTGAGGAATGGTTGGAAAGGGAAGATGCTGTTACATATTCAAGAGACTTTGTTAAGGAACCTGTTTTTGTTTCTGGAGCTGATCAG GAGTGGAACTCATGTTCAGTTGGATGTAAATTTGGGTTTACTGGGAACCAGAAACCTGATGCTGCATTTGGCTTAGCTCAACAACCTGGAGCTGCAAGTGTTCTGCGATCAATGGAATCGGCACAATACTATGCAGAGAACAATATTCACATGGCTCGACG GAGGGGATATAACCTTGTAATGACAACCAGTCTATCGTCTGATGTTCCTGTTGGATATTTTTCATGGGCCGAATATGACATCATGGCACCGGTAAAGCCAAAAACTGAAAAAGCTCTTGCAGCTGCATTCATTTCGAACTGTGGTGCTCGAAATTTCCGGTTACAAGCTCTTGAAGCCCTTGAAAAAACAAACATCTCGATTGACTCTTATGGTGGTTGTCATAGGAACCGGGATGGACGAG cAGTTGACAAAGTGGAAACCCTGACGCACTACAAATTTAGCTTAGCATTTGAAAATTCTAACGAGGAGGATTATGTAACTGAAAAGTTCTTCCAATCACTTGTTGCTG GAACTATCCCTGTGGTTGTCGGTCCTCCAAATATTCAAGATTTTGCTCCTTATCCTGGTTCTGTTTTACATATTAAAGAACTACAAGATGTTGAGTCTGTTGCCAAGACCATGAGATACCTAGCAGAAAACCCTGAAGCATATAATCAATCATTGAG GTGGAAGTATGAGGGGCCATCTGATTCCTTCAAGGCCCTTGTGGATATGGCAGCTGTACATTCATCTTGCCGCCTTTGCATTCACTTGGCCACAAAGagtagagagaaggaagaaaaGAGTCCAGACTTCAAGAAACGCCCTTGCAAATGCACTAGAGGGTCAAAAACTGTATATCATATCTATGTGAGAGAAAGAGGAACATTTGAGATGGAGTCCATTTACTTGAG ATCTAGCAATTTAACTATGGAGGCCTTCAAGTCTGCTGTTCTTAAGAAGTTCACGTCCCTAAATCATGTTCCTGTATGGAAGCCTGAAAGACCTGAAATGCTAAAAGGTGGCGATGaattaaaaatttacaaaatatacCCTGTCGGCTTGACACAGAGACAAGCTCTTTATACCTTCCGCTTCGATGGGGATGCTGATTTCAGAGGTCACTTGGAAAGCAATCCTTGCGCAAAATTCGAAGTCGTTTTTGTGTAG